Genomic window (Streptomyces sp. TG1A-60):
ACGGCTTCATGCCCCAAGGCCGGGCTTGGGTATCGTCGGTCCATGACCCTCGACGATCTCCGAGTCTTCGTCGCCGTGTGCCGGGCCGGGAGCCTCAGCGCGGTGGCCCGTGAGCTGGGCTGCACGCAGTCGGCGGTGAGCCAGCACGTGCGGCGGCTGGAGCGGGAGGTGGGCGTCGGGCTGGTGGAGCGGCAGGCCCGTGGGGTCGTGCCCACCCGGGCCGGGCGGGTGCTCCAGGAGGCGGCGGCCGAGGGGATCAGCGGGCTCGACCTGGCGTTGCGGCGGCTGGCCGAGATGGTGCGTGGGGACGGCGGTGCCGTACGGATCGTCACCGGCGGCACGACCGTGCGGCACTTCATGGCGCAGGGCATCGTCGACTTCCGGCGCTCGTACCCGGACGTGGGCCTGGAGTTCCAGACCGTACGGTCGAGCGCCGGGTGCTTCGAGGCGCTGGCCGACCCCTCCCGCGACCTCGACCTGTCGTGGGTGACCCTCGGGCCCGCCGTCCGCGGCATCGAACAGCGGGCCGTGGCGGAGCTGCCCTGGGTGCTCGCCGTACGCGCCGACGACGAACTCGCCGGCCGGGAACGGGTGGAGGGCCGGGAGCTGGACGGGATGCGGCTCATCGGGCTGCCGGAGAACTCCACCTCCTACGCCCATCTCGACGCCGCCTACCGTGCGTTGGGTGTCGCCGTCAGCCCGTCCGGCGCCGGTGTCGCCGACTGGGACACCGCGATCCTCCTCACCGAACTCGGCGTCGGCCACGCCGTCGTCCCCGCGCTCCCCGGCTGGACCGGCCCCGGCCACCCCGGGCTGCGTTTCGTCCCGGTCCCCGATCTGCCCCCGCTCACCGTCGGCTGGGCCGTGCGACGCTGGGAGGCCCTGTCGCCCCCGGCCCGCGCCTTCGCGGACACGGTGGCCCGGCATGCGGTGCGGGTGGGGGGCGGGGTGCGGGCGGTCGACGGGTGAACGCCTCTCGGCCGGTCAGTGGCCCGCCGCCCGCAGTTGCTCCACCACCTTGGCCGCCACCGGCACCGGTACGCCGTGACGCCGCGCCGCGCGGAGCAACGCGCCGCCGATCGCGTCCAGTTCGACAGGGCGGCCGGCCTCGGCGTCACGCTGCATGGACGACCTGGTGGCGGGCCGGAAGGCGTCGTAGCGACGCAGGGCCTCGGCCGGGTCCATGGGGGCGCCGGAGGCCGCGCTGACCGCCGCGGTCTCCTCCACCAGGGCGGTCAACTCCGCGCGGTGGCGCGTGCGGATCTCGCCGAGGGGCAGGCCGTGGCGGGTGGTCAGCAGGGCGAACGGCGCCAGGAACGACATCTTCGCCCACAGCACCGCCGTCTCGTCCGCCAGGACCCTGGTGCTCACACCGGACCATTCCAGGGCCCCGGCAAGGGAGTTGAGCCGCTCGCGCGGGACCGTGTCGCCGGTGAGGTCGACCTCCGCGAAGGGACTGCCGTGTTCGATGACGCCCGGGGCGACGCGGGTCGACTCGACGCGGATGGTGGCCGGGGCGACGGGGGCGGCGTCGCCGTAGTGGGCGCGGAGAGCCGCCGGGTGTTCGACGCCGTTCAGGAACGGTACGACGAGGGTGCCGCCGTCCAGCGCCGTCGCCGGGAGCCGGTCCAGGGCCGCCGTCAGGGCCGTGTGCTTCACCGCGATCAAAGCCGCGCCGACCGGTTCACGGAGTTCGGTCGCGGTCTCCACGCGGCTGGTGAACTCCCCGAAGAGGGGGCTCCTGACCGCGATCCCGTCCTTCTCCAGAACGCGTGCCGATTCCTCACCGGCCAGGCAGACCACGCGGTTCCCGGCGCGGGCCAGCAGCGCGGCGAGCAGGCCGCCCACGCCGCCCGGACCCAGAACCGCCACCGTCCGCCGTTCGTCCGTCATGATTTCCCTCGTCTCTGTCGGTCGATCCGGCCTCGGTGATGATCACAAGGAGCCGAGAGCGTAGTCAATCCTCTGGATAACTCGCTGATGCCCAAGGATTAGCTTGGGTAGGGTGTGGCCTGGCCACCAGTCCGGTCCCGGGGTGTGGGTCGTACGGCGGACGCGCGAGACTGGTCCCATGTGCCGCAGCATCAAGACCCTCCGACCGCCCGTCCTCCCCGAAGAGGCCACCGAGGACGACATCCGCGCCGCCGCCCTCCAGTACGTCCGCAAGGTCTCCGGCTTCCGCGCCCCCGCCGCCCACAACCGCGAGGTCTTCGACCACGCGGTGGACGCGATCGCGACGGCCACGGCCGAACTGCTGGCCGGTCTGGAAGTACGGGGTGCCCCGCGCCGGGCGGGGTGAGGGGGCGGCTGTTCGTGCGCGGGTGAGCGGGGGTTGCTCGCGCGGTTCCCCGAGCCCCTGAAGAGCGGGGCCGCTGAAAGCAGTGGCAGCGCCTCGTGCTCTTCGTTCGGCCGGTCAGGCGGGGCGGCGCATGAAGTGCGCCGCCGCCGCGCCCGCTCCGAAGAGGGCGGCGAACGGGACCGCCGTGGCGAGCCAGGACGGGCCCAGCCACTGGGCGCCGAGGTAGCCCAGGGTGACGCTGTACGCGGCCCAGGTGAGGCCTGCGACGGCGGACCAGGGGAGGAAGTCGCGGGCACGGTGACGGGCGGCGCCGGCGCCGAGGGAGACGACGGAGCGGCCGGCGGGGGCGAAGCGGGCGACGACGACCAGGAGGCCGCCGCCCCGGGCCAGCGCCGAGCCGAGACGTTCCTGCGCGTTCCGCAGCCGCCGGGAGCGGGCGATCGCGCGGTCGAGGCGCGCGCTGCCCCGCCAGGCTAGCCGGTACGCCACCAGATCACCGAGCACGGACGCGGTCGTCGCCGAGAGCAGCAGTACCAGGATGTCGGGGACCTCGCGGGACATCGCCCCCGCCGCCGTCTCCGCCGCCGCGGCCGTGGCCACCGCGATGACCAGGACACCGCTCGGCAGGACCGGGAGGAACACGTCCAGCACGACGGACGCGGCCACCAAGGCGTAGATCCATGGGCCGGCGGCCAGCCAACCCAGACTCTCAAGCACCGAGCACTCTCCTGTTTTCCCCGACGGCACGGTTGACCCGTGACAGCCGGAAAGCGTACGCCCCGAAGATGAGAGACGGCTGACAGGGGCTCATGTGTCCGTCACACCGTGTTCATCCCGTTGCCCGGCCGTCCGGCGACGGCGGGCGTCACCCGGCTGCCGTCCAGGAACGGCGTACCGCCCGGCGATGCCGTGCGCGTGGGATCGACGGGGGATCGGGGGAATCGATCGAGGAGTTGGCAGCGATGGTGCCGGGTATGGCCCTCGCCCTCACCACGGCCGTGTTCACGGCGACCGGGGCCGGGTCGTCCGAGGGTTCGGGTGGGCCGCCGGGGGCGGGTGACACCTCCGGCGACCTGGTCGTGCGAGCGGCGAGCGATCCGGGTCAGGCCGCCACGGGTGCCTCGCGCGTGGCCTTCTGGTCCGTGGACGAGGCCTGGCGCCTGGTGAGGAACTGGTCGAGGCCGAGCGCCCCGGAACCGGTGAAGACCAGGAGGAACATGGCCCAGCAGTAGAGGGCCGCGCCCTCGCCGCCGTTCTCGATCGGCCACAGGCCCCCCGGCTGGTGCACCTTGAAGTACGCGTAGGCCATCGCACCGGAGGCGATGAACGCCGCGAAGCGGGTGCCGAGGCCGAGAAGCACCAGAGCGCCGCCGACGAGTTGGATGACGGACGCGTACCAGCCGGGCCAGGTGCCGGCCGAGACGGTGGCACCCTGCCCGTCCACACCACCGAGGACGCCGAAGAGGCTCCGGACGCCGTGGCAGGTGAAGAGCAGGCCGATGACGATGCGGAACAGACCGAGGACGTATGGCTGGGCGCTGTTGAGGCGTCCGGTCATCGTGGGGACTCCTTCGGTGGTGACCCGGTCCGCGTGCGACCGGTGGGGACGGTTGTTACCAGTGAGTCACCTACGTTAGGCAGGGCTAATCAATACTTTCAAGTTCAACATCTGGCCAGGTGTTCGCCTGCGCCTGAGGGCTTTCCCCGCATGTCGTCGCACGTAGAACCGCTCGCGCCACGGCATCCGCATCCGAAAGAGTGACCGAATCCACCCCTGGGCGGGCGCCCGCGGCCGTCACCCAGTGCACCCCTTCCGTGGGAACCCCGAACGCGAATCGCCGTGTGTGTGCGACACCTTGACGGTCTATCAGGTGATACGGCCGGTGCGTCACGTCCAGTCCGCCCGTTTCGTACCCGTCCACCAGGTGCGGACGGCACCCTCCCTCCCTCAGCAGGCTCGCGAGCAGGTCGTCGGCGGTCCTGCGCAGGTCCGGCTCCGGAAGGCGGGCCTCGACGACGGTCGTCACCCGGACCGCCGACCCCGGCACATCGGGCGAGTGCGCCAGCCAGGCCCCGCCCTCCGGCCGTACCTCGAGGCGCGGGCCGAGCACCGTCAGCACGCCCGCCTCGACCAGCGCGGACATCTCCTCGATACGGCTGCGGGGCGGGCCGATGGACAGGAACGCGTTCAGCGGCGTGTACCAGCGGTCCAGATGCTCCCGGCGTGACGCCCCCGCCAGTCCGCCGTGGTCCACGATCAGCCGCAGTTCGTTCCGCAGGTCCCGCAGCACGTCCAGCGCCGCCTTCAGCGGACCCTCGACGTTCCCGAGCGCCGCCTGCGCGGCGTCCTCCCGCAGATATCCCAGCAGCCAGTCCTGCCAGGCCCGCGGGCCCGTGAACACCCGTCCCGTGTACGGCCGTGAGATCCGGTCCCACGACCACCGGTCGGCCTCCACGACCCCGAACTCGTCCAGGACGGCGGCCTCTTGGGCCGAGCGGTGGGGTACGGCGAGGAAACGGTCGCGGAAGCGGCCGAGGGGCGCGTCGGCGCAGGAGGGGCCGAAGGCCCCGCAGCACGCGGCCGGGACCCCCGACGCCCCCAGCACCCCCTCGTAGTAGACCGTTTCGACCTCCTTGGCCACCAGCGGCCATATCTCCGCGAGGAAGTCCGGCGCCTCCCCGGAGTCCGCGCGCTTGCGGAAGCCGGTGATCACCTCGGAGGTCAGGACGAGCGGGGTGTGGCGGCCGTAGGGGCCCTTGGCGTTGTCGCCGCGCGCCTGGTACGGGACGCCGCGCCGGGAGCCCGCGTACAGGCGCGGCTCGCGGCCCGAGGGGACGTACCGCAGCCGCCCCTTCCCGCCGCCTTCGCCACCCCCGTCGTCGTGTACGAAGAGGCCGCCCCGGCCGGTCGTCAGCAGGGCCATGTGATCGAAGAAGTTGAGGCCGAGGCCCCGAAGGAGGACCGGCTCGCCCGGGGTGACGGGGGAGAGGTCGAGGTCGGCCGGGTTGGCGGGCGGGAAGTGGCGCAGGCCGTGGCGGGCGGCGTACGCGGTCAGGCCCCGTGCCGCCTCGTCCGGGACCGTGGGGAGGTGGCCCTGGGTGAGGACCACGGCGGCGAGGCCGGTCAGGACACGGCCGGTGGCGAGGGTCAGCCGCTGGCTGCCGTCGGGGGCGTCGTCGAGGCGGACCGCGCGGGTGCCGTGGACCTCGACCCGGATCTCGGGCGGCGCGCCCCGCACCACCTCGGCGAAGACCCACTCCAGGTAGCGGCCGTACCGGGCCCGGGTCGGATAGTCGTCGGGCCCCGGCCCGCCCGCCGCGCCCACCCCGTCCACCGCACCCGGATCTCCCGGGTTTCCCCGATCTCCCGGCCCGCCCGCCGCGCCGGTCGCCCACTCGTACAGGCTCGGGCCCGGCCGTATCGGACCCGAGCAGTCCACGCTGTCGTCGGTGAAGAGGGTGACCTGGGAGGCCACGGTGTTCATCAGCAGGTGGGGGGACTGGTCGGTGCGCCACACCTGGCCCGGGCCCGGCGGCGCGGGGTCGACGACGTGGACGGTCAGGCGGGTGCCGGGGCGGAGCAGTTCGGGGGCTGAGGCGCAGAGGCGCTCCAGGACGCTGGTGCCACGAGGGCCGGCGCCGACGAGAGCGATGCCGATGCCACTGATCCCTAGCAAATCGGACAAGGGTGGTAACTCCCGTGCGATTGGGGCGCATCGTGGGGCGCGGTGCGGCGGACCGTCCGCCGGGAAGCGGACGGTCCGCCTCATCATGCCGTCGTACGCGACGGGGGCAGAGCTTGGGCACCCCTCGGGAACGCCGGGTGTGGGATGCCTCACGAGCATCTCGGACAACAGGGGTGACAACCGTGCGCAATCGGCGTATTAGGGGGTGAGTACCGACTCGGTCGCCGTTTCCAGCCGGGCCTCGCGGCCCCGTGCCCGGTCGAGTCGCAGCCGTGCCGAACGGCCGCGCAGCGTCAGCGTCATGAGGTGGTTGCCGAACCACGGGCCGCCCGTCCTGCGCCAGTCGATCGAGGGCCGCGCACCCCGCCCGTGCCGTTCGAACCACCGGCCCAGGGCCTGCCCCGTCCCGCTCCAGCCGAAGCGGAAACCGAGCTTCATGGAGAGCGGGACGGAGTTGTGCACGGGGGAGCAGGTGAGCTGGAGGACGCGGGCGTCGGGGGGGCCCGGGGCATCGCCCGAGTCGCCCTCGGGCCAGGACGGTTCGGCGGTATAGGCGTGGTGCACGTCCCCGGAGAGTACGAGCACGGTCGCCGGGGCCTCGGCCCCCGAACCCACCTCGGCGATCAGCCGGGTCAGGGCCTCGAAGGACTCGGGAAAGGCGGCCCAGTGCTCCAGGTCGGCGCGCTGCCGCAGATCCTCCCCGAGCCGCGCCCAGCGGTCCCCGCGCTCGCCCCGGCACAGGGCCGCGCTCCAGGCCTCGGCGTTGTGCACGAGGTGGGGCAGGAGCCAGGGCAGCGAGGTGCCGATGAGGAGATGGTCGTACGAGCCGCGCGCGTCCAGTGCCTCGGTGCGCAGCCACGTCGCCTCGCCGGGGTCCAGCATCGACCGGTTCCGCTCGTCGAGGACGCGCGCGGCCCGGCTGTCGAGCATCAGGAGCCGTACCCGCCCGAAGTCCCGTCGGTAGCTCCAGCGGACCGAAGCCGCGTCCCGGTCGGCCTCGGCGGCGTGGGTGCGCAGCGCGTCCGTACCGTCGGGGGTGGCGCGTACGGCGGCGTAGACGCGGTCGGCGGCCAGTTCGGCGGGGGAGAGGTTGCCGAGATGCTGGTGGACCCAGTACGACATCAGGCCGCTCAGGATCCGCTCGCGCCACCAGGGAGTGGCCCGCATGCCGGCGAGCCAGGCCTCGCTGGTGTTCCAGTCGTCGATGACGTCGTGGTCGTCGAAGATCATGCAGGTGGGGACGGTGGAGAGCAGCCAGCGGACCCGGGGGTCGAGCCAGGATTCGTAGTAGAGGTGGGTGTACTCCTCGTAGTCCGCCACCTGGTCGCCCGGCGGGTCGGCCGGATCGCGCCGGGCGGCGAGCCAGCGGCGGGTGGCCTCGGAGGTCTCGTCCGCGTAGACCTGGTCGCCCAGTAGGAGGAGTACGTCGGGGCGCGGGGCCCTCGGGTCCTCGGCCAGGCGGGTCGCCAGTGCGTCCAGGGCGTCCGGGCCCACCGGGTCCGGCTCGCCCCGGGGCGGCGCGGCCCAGCGGCAGGAGCCGAAGGCGATCCGGACGGTGTCGCCCTCGGCCGGCGTGCGGATCTCGGAGGGCGGGAAGGCCGAGTCGGGCCGAGGCCACACGGGTGTGCCGTCCAGCAGCACCTCGTACGCCGAGGTCGTGCCCGGCGCCAGTCCCGTCACCGGGACCAGCGCGTAGTGGTGTCCGGCGACCTGGAAGGTGGGGGCCTCGCCGCCCCCGCCCCCGGCGCACCGCACCTCGACGGCACACGGACGGCTCGTCTCGACCCATACGGTCGCGGACGAGCCGTCCACATAACGCAACAGCGGCCCCAGACGCAGCCTTGCCATCGGCGATCACCTTCCTCCGTCGCCCCGTACGGTACGGAACGACCGGGGTGGGTGGGGAGGTTCCGGGGCCACGGCTTCGAGCCGGTTCAGCAGTTGGCCAGGTGACCGGTGAGCGCGCTCTTCTCGGCGGAGTCGACCGAGAGGTCGTAGTAGTACTTCACCTGGACCCAGGCGCGGACGTACGTGCAGGTGTACGCGGAGCGCGAGGGCATCCACTCGGCCGGGTCCCTGTCGCCCTTCGACTGGTTCACGTTGTCCGTGACGGCGATGAGCTGAGGGCGGGTCAGGTCGTTGGCGAAGTTCCGGCGCTGGGTGCCGCTCCAGCTGCCGGCGCCGGAGTCCCAGGCCTCGGCCAGCGGTACCAGGTGGTCGATGTCCAGGTCGGAGGCGGCGGTCCAGGTGGCGCCGTCGTACGGGGAGTACCAGCTGCCGCTGGTGGCGGCGCAGGCGG
Coding sequences:
- a CDS encoding HNH endonuclease family protein, with the protein product MRRFYARRRVNILAALSGLIASAALFHAPTASAALPTPVSAATARSYLAALDVTSENRTGYSRDLFNHWITISGTCNTRETVLKRDGTNVVTSSACAATSGSWYSPYDGATWTAASDLDIDHLVPLAEAWDSGAGSWSGTQRRNFANDLTRPQLIAVTDNVNQSKGDRDPAEWMPSRSAYTCTYVRAWVQVKYYYDLSVDSAEKSALTGHLANC
- a CDS encoding DUF2277 domain-containing protein encodes the protein MCRSIKTLRPPVLPEEATEDDIRAAALQYVRKVSGFRAPAAHNREVFDHAVDAIATATAELLAGLEVRGAPRRAG
- a CDS encoding 2-dehydropantoate 2-reductase, whose amino-acid sequence is MTDERRTVAVLGPGGVGGLLAALLARAGNRVVCLAGEESARVLEKDGIAVRSPLFGEFTSRVETATELREPVGAALIAVKHTALTAALDRLPATALDGGTLVVPFLNGVEHPAALRAHYGDAAPVAPATIRVESTRVAPGVIEHGSPFAEVDLTGDTVPRERLNSLAGALEWSGVSTRVLADETAVLWAKMSFLAPFALLTTRHGLPLGEIRTRHRAELTALVEETAAVSAASGAPMDPAEALRRYDAFRPATRSSMQRDAEAGRPVELDAIGGALLRAARRHGVPVPVAAKVVEQLRAAGH
- a CDS encoding DoxX family protein, translated to MTGRLNSAQPYVLGLFRIVIGLLFTCHGVRSLFGVLGGVDGQGATVSAGTWPGWYASVIQLVGGALVLLGLGTRFAAFIASGAMAYAYFKVHQPGGLWPIENGGEGAALYCWAMFLLVFTGSGALGLDQFLTRRQASSTDQKATREAPVAA
- a CDS encoding LysR family transcriptional regulator, which encodes MTLDDLRVFVAVCRAGSLSAVARELGCTQSAVSQHVRRLEREVGVGLVERQARGVVPTRAGRVLQEAAAEGISGLDLALRRLAEMVRGDGGAVRIVTGGTTVRHFMAQGIVDFRRSYPDVGLEFQTVRSSAGCFEALADPSRDLDLSWVTLGPAVRGIEQRAVAELPWVLAVRADDELAGRERVEGRELDGMRLIGLPENSTSYAHLDAAYRALGVAVSPSGAGVADWDTAILLTELGVGHAVVPALPGWTGPGHPGLRFVPVPDLPPLTVGWAVRRWEALSPPARAFADTVARHAVRVGGGVRAVDG
- a CDS encoding VTT domain-containing protein; its protein translation is MLESLGWLAAGPWIYALVAASVVLDVFLPVLPSGVLVIAVATAAAAETAAGAMSREVPDILVLLLSATTASVLGDLVAYRLAWRGSARLDRAIARSRRLRNAQERLGSALARGGGLLVVVARFAPAGRSVVSLGAGAARHRARDFLPWSAVAGLTWAAYSVTLGYLGAQWLGPSWLATAVPFAALFGAGAAAAHFMRRPA
- a CDS encoding alkaline phosphatase D family protein, which produces MARLRLGPLLRYVDGSSATVWVETSRPCAVEVRCAGGGGGEAPTFQVAGHHYALVPVTGLAPGTTSAYEVLLDGTPVWPRPDSAFPPSEIRTPAEGDTVRIAFGSCRWAAPPRGEPDPVGPDALDALATRLAEDPRAPRPDVLLLLGDQVYADETSEATRRWLAARRDPADPPGDQVADYEEYTHLYYESWLDPRVRWLLSTVPTCMIFDDHDVIDDWNTSEAWLAGMRATPWWRERILSGLMSYWVHQHLGNLSPAELAADRVYAAVRATPDGTDALRTHAAEADRDAASVRWSYRRDFGRVRLLMLDSRAARVLDERNRSMLDPGEATWLRTEALDARGSYDHLLIGTSLPWLLPHLVHNAEAWSAALCRGERGDRWARLGEDLRQRADLEHWAAFPESFEALTRLIAEVGSGAEAPATVLVLSGDVHHAYTAEPSWPEGDSGDAPGPPDARVLQLTCSPVHNSVPLSMKLGFRFGWSGTGQALGRWFERHGRGARPSIDWRRTGGPWFGNHLMTLTLRGRSARLRLDRARGREARLETATESVLTP
- a CDS encoding FAD/NAD(P)-binding protein; protein product: MRRTVRFPADGPPHRAPRCAPIARELPPLSDLLGISGIGIALVGAGPRGTSVLERLCASAPELLRPGTRLTVHVVDPAPPGPGQVWRTDQSPHLLMNTVASQVTLFTDDSVDCSGPIRPGPSLYEWATGAAGGPGDRGNPGDPGAVDGVGAAGGPGPDDYPTRARYGRYLEWVFAEVVRGAPPEIRVEVHGTRAVRLDDAPDGSQRLTLATGRVLTGLAAVVLTQGHLPTVPDEAARGLTAYAARHGLRHFPPANPADLDLSPVTPGEPVLLRGLGLNFFDHMALLTTGRGGLFVHDDGGGEGGGKGRLRYVPSGREPRLYAGSRRGVPYQARGDNAKGPYGRHTPLVLTSEVITGFRKRADSGEAPDFLAEIWPLVAKEVETVYYEGVLGASGVPAACCGAFGPSCADAPLGRFRDRFLAVPHRSAQEAAVLDEFGVVEADRWSWDRISRPYTGRVFTGPRAWQDWLLGYLREDAAQAALGNVEGPLKAALDVLRDLRNELRLIVDHGGLAGASRREHLDRWYTPLNAFLSIGPPRSRIEEMSALVEAGVLTVLGPRLEVRPEGGAWLAHSPDVPGSAVRVTTVVEARLPEPDLRRTADDLLASLLREGGCRPHLVDGYETGGLDVTHRPYHLIDRQGVAHTRRFAFGVPTEGVHWVTAAGARPGVDSVTLSDADAVARAVLRATTCGESPQAQANTWPDVELESID